TGCGGCGGTCTGGACAGGAAGCGAGATGATCGTTTTCGGGGGGGACAATTACCTCTCCTACTCCAGCGTGGTGTACCGGACGGGCGGCCGTTACGACCCGGTCACCGACACCTGGAGGCCGCTGCCCTCGCGGCCCGGTCACCCCCCGGCGGCCTTCCCGAAAGCCGTCTGGACCGGTAGCGAGGTGATCTTCTGGGGCTTCGGGGGCGATGCGCCCGGTTGGAGGTTCGATCCCGCGACGGAGACATGGACGCCAGTGTCGTCCGACGGCGCACCCTACCGGGGGGGATCGGTGGTCTGGACCGGATCGCGGATGATCGTCTGGGGAGGTTCAGGGAATACGCCCTTGAACACGGGGGCGGCCTACGATCCGGTGACCGATACCTGGGAGCCGCTTCCCACGCAAGGCGCGCCCTCTCCTCGCAGCGGGCACACCGCGGTGTGGACGGGAAGCGAGATGATCGTTTGGGGCGGCAGGGAATCTTACAACCGGCGGCTCGGGGACGGCGGCCGCTACGATCCGGCCACGCGGCAATGGACCCCGGTGAGCACGGCCGGCGCTCCGTCACCCCGTGACCGGCACACGGCGGTTTGGACCGGAACCGAGATGATCGTGTGGGGAGGGAGCGACGATTCGTACAACCCGCTGCAGACCGGCGGCCGCTACGATCCGGCGAGCGATAGCTGGACCCCCACGACGCTCACGGGTGCCCCAAGCCCCCGGATGAGACACAGGGCCGTGTGGAGCGGGACGGAGATGATCGTGTGGGGGGGCGAGGCGGAGCACTCCGCGTCCCTCGGTGACGGCGCGCGCTACGACCCCCAGGCGGACTCCTGGACACCCGTCTCGAGCGGTCCGGGGAGCCCCGGCCCGCGCTCACGGCACGCCGCGGTCTGGACGGGCACCGAGATGATCGTCTGGGGCGGGAAGCGGTACGTACCGGATGGGTCGGACTCGTATTACGACACCGGGTCGCGCTACGACCCCGCCACCGACTCCTGGACGCCGATGTCGGCAGGACGGGTATCGCCGCTGGCACGCTCCGGGCACACAGCGGTCTGGACCGGAACGGAGATGATCGTCTGGGGCGGACAGGTGTACGGGGACCACCCGCCCTCGCGCACGTCGACCGGCGGCCGGTACGAACTGGCGACCGATTCGTGGACGCCCATGAGCACCGTCGGTGCACCCGCGCCCCGTGACGGCCACACCGCCGTTTGGACGGGGACGGAGATGATCGTCTGGGGCGGGACCGGCGACACCGGCGAGCTGGACGACGGCGGTGCCTACGACCCCACGCTGAACCACTGGCGGCCGCTGGACCGCAACGGCACCGTCCCCACGCCGAGATACGCGCACACCGCGGTGTGGACGGGGACGCGGATGCTCGTGTGGGGAGGGCGGCGCGGCAATCAGGTGCTCGGTGACGGCGCCGCGCTCGTTCCCGGGACGGTCGACACCTGGTACCCGATCTCCACGGTGTGGGCGCCGAGCCCCCGCGCCCGCCACACGGCGGTGTGGACGGGGACGGAGATGATCGTCTGGGGAGGCTACGATCTCGGCCCGTGGGGGGAAACCCACGGACTGAACACCGGCGGCCGCTACAATCCGACCACCGACCGGTGGTGGCCGACCAGCATCGGCCCCGGTGTGCCCGATGCCCGGTACGGCCATGTCGCGGTTTGGACCGGGGAGGAGATGATCGTCTGGGGCGGCGTCGAGGAGAACAATGTCTTTTTCTCCAAATGGCCGACGGGGGGCCGCTACGATCCGGTGGCCGATGCGTGGAGCCCGGTCTCCCAGGGTCCGAATCTCCCTACGGCGCGGTCCGGCGCGCGGGCGGTGTGGGCTCGGAGCGAGATGGAGATGATCGTCTGGGGAGGCGAGGGCAAGGACGATCCTCTCGACGATGGGGGCCGCTACGATCCGGTCGCGGACGCGTGGGCGCCGACGTCGCGCGGACCCGAGACGCCGGTGGCCCGCAAGAATCACACCGCCGTGTGGACCGGGACGGAGATGATCGTCTGGGGCGGCAGCCCGGGGCTGTCCAGCGGCGGGATCTACTGCCCGTCCATCTGTGATCCGACGACGACGTGGTACAGGGACGCCGACGGCGACGGGTACGGCGATCCCAACGACTCGCAGGTCTCCTGCACGCAGCCGCCGGGCTATGTCTACGACGGAACCGACTGCGACGACACGAATCCCGACATTCACCCGCGGACCCAGGAGGTCTGCGACGATCTCGACAACGACTGCGACGGGTATGTCGACGAGGGGCTCGTGTACGAGCCGGAAGCGTGCAACGGGCTGGACGACAACTGCAACGGACTCGTCGACGAGGACGATGTCGACAGCGGAGCGAGCTGTTCCACCGGGGAGTTCGGGGCGTGCGACGCCGGGACGACCGTGTGCTCCGGCGGCAGCCTGTCCTGTGCGCACGACGTCGGCCCCGGTCCGGAGCTGTGCAACGGGACCGACGACGACTGCGACGGGCTGACGGACGAGGCGACCGACAGCGACGGCGACGGGGTCGACGATTGCACCGACATCTGCCCCGCGTCGTACGATCCGTCCCAGGCCGATGCCGACGCCGACGGGAGCGGCGACGCCTGCGACTGCGCGCCGTCCGATGCGACGAATCCGGCGCCGCCGGAGGTCGGGCCGACCGTCACCGTCGGGCAGGGCGGCCGCGACGTCATCCGTTGGGAGCCGGTCTCCGGGACCGCCCGCTACAACGTCTACCGCACCGTGGGCTGGCGTTTCGATCCGACATCGACGTTCGATTGCATCGAATCCCGCACGGCCGCGACATCGTTCACCGATCCGGATCGGCCGCACAGGAACTACGCGCTGTTCTATCTCGTGTCCTCGGCCTGCAAGGGACTGGAGAGCGGGCTCGGAACCGATTCGGACGGAAACCCGCGGGCGAACGACCAGCCGTGTCCTTCCCACGCCAGCGATTCCGACGGCGACGCGGTCCACGACGACGCCGACAACTGCCCGGACTTCCGCAACGCCTCGCAGGCGGACTTCGACGGCGACGGGGTGGGCGATCCGTGCGACAACTGCCCGGCGACGCCCAATCCCGATCAGCTGGACACCGACGGCGACGGCATCGGCGACGCGTGCGATCCGGTGTAGCGGACCCGACCGCCCGCGGTCGGCTCAGTCGGCGCTCTCGAGGACGGCGTCGAGGCGGTCGAGGAGGTGGTGCAGCTTGCGCGCCACGCCGGAGCGCGCTTCCTCGTGGATTCCGACCCCGGACCACAGGTCGCGGTCCGGATCGTTCAGGACGTCGCGCCGGAGTTCGAGGCCGAGCTTGGCCAGGCGCGGAGCGATCTCGTCCGCTCTCTCCCGCAGCGTGCGGCGGGTCGCCTCGTAGGCGTGCTCGGCGGTGGCGCGTCGGGCCGAGAGGCTGAAGACGTTCGTGAAAAACATCCGATAGTCGTCGCGGCGCGGCTCGAGAAGCAGCACGTCGGTCGACGGGTAGAGCGCCGCGTACTTCGCGAAGCCGGTCGTCATCCGCGAGTGGATCAGGGTGCGCAGCGTCTGCGAGAGCACGGTCGGCAGGCCGCGGTCGGTCAACCGGCCGCGCCGCATGACGCCGCGTTCGACGGCGCGGGCGGTGTCGACGGGGACGATCGGGTTGACGCCGATCAGCAGGTCGACCTTCGCTTCGAGCGCCACCGAGGCGTGGAGCGTCTTGAGCAGCACGCCGTCGACATAACAGCGGCCGTCGATCTCGGCGGGAGGGTAAAGCCCGGGCAACGCGGTGCTCGCCTGCACGGCGCGGGAAATCGGCACCGTGTCGAAGGGCGGCTCGCCGAACCGTACGGCCGATCCCGAATCGAGGTCCGCGGCGACCACGACCAGCTTCGAGCTCAGCCGCCGGAAGTCGTCCGTCCTTCCCGGACGGTTGAACGTTCGTTCGAGATAGGCGCGGAAGGGCTCGTTGTCGAACAGCCCGACCGGGAGCGCGCGGGCGAGGCGTGTCAGCGCGCCGAGAAGACTCACGTCGCCGGGGTGCCGGGCCAGATCGGCGACGGCCTCCGCGGCGAGCCGTGGAAGGCGACCCCCCGAGCGCACCCACTCGCGCCAGGCGGGGGTGAAGAGGATCCGGGGCGCGATCGGATGCATGCCCGGCTCGGGGCTCACCAGGCCCCGGCATAGCCGCGAGACCGGGATGCGGTTGGCGAGGCACGCGGCGACGAACGCGCCGGCCGAAACGCCGACGTAGACGTCGAGCCGCGTGAAATCGAGCCCGGCGACGGCCTCCTCGAGCGCCCGGAGCGCGCCGATCTCGTAGATCGCGCCCTCCGCCCCGCCGCCCGCGAGAGCGAGCCCGATGCGAGCCTTGGGGCGGGACGTCATCGCCGGATCCACGGTCAGGCGCGGGAGCGTTTCGCCTTCCGCTTCGGGGACGTCCGTCCGGCCTTCCGCGACTGGCCGGATCGTGCTGTCGCGCGGGAAGAGGTCTTCTTCGCCGTCCGGGTGGCCGCTTTCTTCCGGCTCCGCGCGGCCGTTTTCTTCGTCGCCCGCTTCGCCGCCGGCGCCGCGGTCCCGGCGGCGGCCAGGGCCTCGACCTGGCGCGTCAGCTCCTCGACGCGGTCGGCCAGCCGGCGGATCTCGTCCCGGTCGGGCACCCCGATGCGGCTCATCGCCGCGGACAGCCGCTCGTCGAGGATCTTCTCGAACCGGTCCCAGCTCCGCCCGGCGCCCTCGCGCAGCTCGGCGGAGAGTTCGGCGGTGCGTTCGCGAAGGCGTTCCACCGTGGGCCGTGCTTTCTCGGCGTACTCCTCGCCGCGCTCGACGAGCTTCCGGAACAACTCGCGCCCCTCCGTCTCGGCGGAATGGAGGGCTCCCAGCCCCGCGAGCCAGATCCGGTGGAACGCGGCCGCCTTCTCTTCGCTCCGGCTGTCTTCTTTCCTTCGACGGGCGCTCATCGAATCCTCCCGGGGGCGCCGCGGGCGGGCCGGCCGGCCCGCCCGCGCCCGCGGTCACGAGGCCTTCTGCAGCTCTTCCACCTTGCGGGTCAGCTTCTCGACCCGGTTGATCAGGGTGCCGATCTCGTCACGGGTCGGGATGCCGAGGCGGTGGAGCGTTTCGCTGACCGTGCGCTGGATCTGCTGCTCCACCGCGCTGCCGGCTTTCTTCACCGTGTTCACCGCCGGCTCCACCGTCCGCCGGACGCGCTCCGCGGCCGGCTGCAGCCGCTTGCCGAGCTCGCTTTCCTTCTCGAAGGACTCGCCCTTGGCCACCAGCTCGTCGAGAAGGCTCTTCGCCCGCTCCTCGACGGTCGCCACGGCACCGAGCCCGGCGAGCCAGGCGTTCCGGCCCACCTTGACCACGTCCTCGCCGATCCTGCCCGCGATCCGATTCAGCTCGCGGGCCGAAGCCTTCGTCGTCACCATCGTTCCGCTCCTCGTGCGGCCCCGGTCGAGTGGCCGCTCGTTTTCCGTGGACCATGCCGGCGCTCAGCGCGCCGGGCCTTCCTGCGCGGCGCCCTCGGGCTCCGCGTCTCCGCGCGCGCGGTCACGCGCCTCCAGCTTGGCGAGCGTCGCCTCCAGCTCCTCGAGCCGGCGCCGCAGCCGCTGCGTCTCCTCCCGCACCTGGCGCACCGGCGCGGGTGCCAGCTTCTCCACGGAGGCCTTCACCAGGCGCCCCACACCCTCCTGGAGCTGCTCGACACCGGTCGAGACGGCGCGGCCGCCCGCCCGGATCAGCTCGTGGAGGAGTTCGCTGGGGAACAGGGAGGTGCCCTTTCGGCCCTCCTCGGAGATCACCTGGGTCAGCGTCGCCACGGTGACGTCCTCGGACGTCTTGTTGTCGACGACGCGGATCTGTTGCCCCTTCCGGATCCACGCCGCGATCTCCTCGAGGGAGACGTAGCGCGACTCCTCCGTGTCGTAGAGCTTCCGGCTGCCGTACCTCTTGATGAGGCGAACCATCGAATCGTCCCCCGCCGGCATGCCGCAGTGCGGCGCCGACGGACAAAACTATAACGCGCTGCGGCAGCGAAGTCCAGCGCGATTTCCGCGCTGCGGCAATTTTTTTAGAAACCCTTTTGCATCAGCACGTTAGCGATTTCGGCGGGCAGCGGGAAGGGCGGGTTGTTGCCGCATTGCGTCGTAACAGGCCATCGGAGTCGAGTTTGCATCGGGGGCGTGAACCCCGGCAGGGGGCGGCCCGCGGAAGGGCGCCGGCGGGCAGCGGGCGGTCCACCTCGCCGGCGGTCCCGGTGTTCGGCCCGGCCCTCCGGCGGCCGGAGATGGTCCGGGGACCTCTCGCGGGGACGGCTGCAGCCGGGCGCGCCCGGAAGCGGGGGCTCGCGCGCTCGTCACGCCAGTCCGCGGAGGATGCGTTCCAGTCCTCCGAGACCGCCCGGCTCTTCCGGAAGTTCCGGGAGGGCGACCACGGGGGCGCGCCCATCGAGCAGGCTGCGCAACTGCTCCAGGCCGGTCGCGTCCCGATCCCCGAGGAACCTCATCAGCGCGCGTCCCGGCGGATCGGCGGGGGTCGGGGGATCCGGCACTTTCGGATGGACCCTGTTCACCACGACCGCGCTCAGGAAAAGTCCGCGCTCGACCAGCGCCCTGGCGAAGAAGAGGGTGTCGGCCACCCGATCCGGGCCCGGACCGGCGATCAGGATGAACCCGGTCCGGTCCGAGGCGAGAAGTTCCTGGACTTCCCTGGCGCGGCGGCGGAAACCCTCGTAGAGGGGGCGGAACGCACGAAGAAACTCCCATACGTCCCGGACGAGGTCGAGTCCGACCACGCGGTCGAGCCAGGCCTCGACCGGCCTCGCGACGCGCCGCAGGCGGCGGCCGAGCACGAGCCGCCCCTCGGCATCGAACCAGTCTCCGAGGGCCAGCTCGAGCGCGCGGCTGTCGAGAAAGGCGACGATTCGCCGCGGCGCGTCGAGAAAGTCGAGCGCCTGCGCCGTGGGAGGGGTGTCGAGGACGATGCGGTCGTAGCCGCCTTCGCGGTGCACCTCGTAGAGGCGCTCGACCGCCATGTACTCGAGCACGCCGGCGAGATGCCCCGCGAGCCTCGCGTAGAACGGGCTCGCGAGAATCCGGCGCCGCGTCTCCGCGTCGGGCGCGTACCGCTCGACTAGGCGGTCGAACGTGCGGCGCGCGTCGAGGAGGCTCGCGTCGAGCCGCCCCGGCCCCTCCAGCGGCACCCGCACGGTCTCTCCCTCCGCCGCACCCCCGATCCCGAGTGCGTCGCG
The nucleotide sequence above comes from Acidobacteriota bacterium. Encoded proteins:
- a CDS encoding patatin family protein, translated to MTSRPKARIGLALAGGGAEGAIYEIGALRALEEAVAGLDFTRLDVYVGVSAGAFVAACLANRIPVSRLCRGLVSPEPGMHPIAPRILFTPAWREWVRSGGRLPRLAAEAVADLARHPGDVSLLGALTRLARALPVGLFDNEPFRAYLERTFNRPGRTDDFRRLSSKLVVVAADLDSGSAVRFGEPPFDTVPISRAVQASTALPGLYPPAEIDGRCYVDGVLLKTLHASVALEAKVDLLIGVNPIVPVDTARAVERGVMRRGRLTDRGLPTVLSQTLRTLIHSRMTTGFAKYAALYPSTDVLLLEPRRDDYRMFFTNVFSLSARRATAEHAYEATRRTLRERADEIAPRLAKLGLELRRDVLNDPDRDLWSGVGIHEEARSGVARKLHHLLDRLDAVLESAD